Genomic DNA from Comamonas resistens:
ATGAGCACGCCGCGATCTTCCGAATAGTGCAGATTGTGCGAAAGATAGCTGGGCATATAAGTCAGCAGCATGTAGTAGGTGATGTTGGTCGTCAGCACCATACCGATACACACCAGCAGCGGCCGCCAGTACTGCTTGGCAATTTCCTTGAAAGAGATGCGCGGGCGGTTTTCCACGTCGTCCTGGTCGTCCTGCTCCATCTGGTCGAGCTGCTGCTGAAACGCCGGCGTTTCTTCGGCCGCATGGCGCAGATACAGGCCGATCAGGCCCAGGGGGCCTGCCGCGAAGAAGGGCACGCGCCAGCCCCAGCTCAGAAACGACTCCTCCGTCATCAGGCTTTGCAGCAACACCACCACGCCCGCACCCAGCACAAAACCGGCAATGGAGCCGAAGTCCAGAAAGCTGCCCAGAAAGCCACGCTTGCGGTCGGGCGAGTATTCGGCCACGAAAATGGCTGCCCCCGTGTATTCACCCCCCACCGAAAAGCCCTGCACCAGCTTGCATAGCAACAGCAAGATGGGCGCGGCAATGCCTATGCTGGCGTAGGAAGGAATCAGGCCAATACAGAAGGTGCTGGCCGCCATCAGGATGATGGTCATGGACAGCACTTTCTGCCGCCCGAACCTGTCGCCCAGCACGCCAAAGAACAAACCACCCAAGGGCCGCACCAGAAACGGCACGGAAAACGTGCCCAGAGCCGCAATCATCTGCACGCTGGGCGAGGCATCGGGGAAGAACACCTTGCCCAGGGCAAAGGCGACAAAGCCATAGACGCCAAAGTCGAACCACTC
This window encodes:
- the proP gene encoding glycine betaine/L-proline transporter ProP; amino-acid sequence: MSANTLPEESPSPAPEAPPLIPTQSGTLELHDITIIDRSKLKKAISAAALGNAMEWFDFGVYGFVAFALGKVFFPDASPSVQMIAALGTFSVPFLVRPLGGLFFGVLGDRFGRQKVLSMTIILMAASTFCIGLIPSYASIGIAAPILLLLCKLVQGFSVGGEYTGAAIFVAEYSPDRKRGFLGSFLDFGSIAGFVLGAGVVVLLQSLMTEESFLSWGWRVPFFAAGPLGLIGLYLRHAAEETPAFQQQLDQMEQDDQDDVENRPRISFKEIAKQYWRPLLVCIGMVLTTNITYYMLLTYMPSYLSHNLHYSEDRGVLIIIAVMIGMLFVQPVIGLASDRFGRKPFVLFGSVALLVLSIPCFHLIVSGKIGLIFVGLFLLAIVLNCFTGVMASTLPALFPTRIRYSALAASFNIAIIIAGLTPTIAAALVDSTGNLYLPAYYLMLVSLVGIATAIFMKETANKPLRGATPLASSKKEAKELLVQSYERLEQGVEDLDAEIAKLKEQIEALELRKQQYIDLHPHLD